A stretch of Coturnix japonica isolate 7356 chromosome 11, Coturnix japonica 2.1, whole genome shotgun sequence DNA encodes these proteins:
- the SLC7A10 gene encoding asc-type amino acid transporter 1 isoform X2 produces the protein MAGGPERVALKKEIGLLSACAIIIGNIIGSGIFISPKGVLEHTGSVGLALIIWVLGGGVAALGSLCYAELGVTIPKSGGDYSYVTEIFGGLAGFLLLWSAVLIMYPTSLAVISLTFSNYVLQPVFPNCIPPYNASRILSMVCLLLLTWVNSSSVRWATRIQDIFTAGKLLALALIITVGFIQIFKGNYEELTLSKAFNFWMTPSVGHLALAFLQGSFAFSGWNFLNYVTEELVDPCRNLPRAIFISIPLVTFVYTFTNIAYFTAMSPQELLSSNAVAVTFGEKLLGYFSWVMPVSVALSTFGGINGYLFTSSRLCFSGAREGHLPSLLAMIHVKYCTPIPALLVCCLATLIIMLVGDTYTLINYVSFINYLCYGVTIIGLIVLRWKKPKIFRPIKVNLLIPITYLAFWAFLLVFSLYSEPVVCGVGLIIILTGVPVFFLGVYWRNKPKCVNRLIGKHCSVCSSGPLLVACRAQPPPMMRSQGAQPPLACTAFRPPQKAG, from the exons GTAACATCATTGGTTCTGGGATCTTTATATCACCGAAAGGGGTTTTGGAGCACACTGGCTCGGTGGGACTGGCTCTCATTATTTGGGTGCTTGGCGGCGGGGTCGCTGCCCTGGGATCTCTGTGTTATGCTGAGCTGGGAGTTACCATCCCCAAATCAGGAGGGGACTATTCCTACGTCACAGAGATCTTTGGTGGGCTAGCTGG gtttctgctgctctggagtGCGGTGCTCATCATGTACCCTACAAGTCTGGCTGTCATCTCACTGACCTTCTCAAACTATGTCCTGCAGCCTGTGTTCCCTAACTGTATTCCCCCGTATAATGCCTCTAGGATCCTCTCCATGGTGTGTTTAC TACTCCTGACCTGGGTCAACAGCTCCAGCGTTCGATGGGCAACGCGCATTCAGGATATATTTACGGCAGGAAAACTCTTAGCCTTGGCCCTTATCATTACTGTGGGCTTCATACAGATCTTTAAAG gaaaCTATGAAGAGCTGACACTGAGCAAAGCATTCAATTTTTGGATGACTCCATCCGTGGGGCATTTAGCACTAGCTTTCCTTCAAGGGTCGTTTGCATTTAGCGGCTGGAACTTCTTGAACTATGTAACAGAAGAGTTGGTTGATCCCTGCAG GAACCTACCTCGTGCCATATTCATATCCATCCCATTGGTGACATTTGTGTATACGTTCACCAACATTGCATATTTCACTGCCATGTCACCCCAAGAGCTCTTGTCCTCCAACGCTGTGGCGGTA ACATTTGGTGAAAAGTTACTGGGCTATTTTTCCTGGGTTATGCCAGTCTCAGTGGCCCTATCTACATTTGGAGGAATAAATGGATACCTTTTTACCTCATCAAG GTTATGTTTCTCTGGTGCCCGAGAAGGCCATTTGCCAAGCTTGCTTGCCATGATCCATGTCAAGTACTGTAcacccatcccagccctgcttgTCTGT TGTCTGGCCACTCTTATCATCATGCTTGTTGGAGACACGTACACACTAATCAACTATGTGTCATTTATTAACTACCTCTGCTATGGAGTGACAATTATAGGCCTGATCGTGTTACGCTGGAAGAAACCCAAAATCTTCAGACCTATTAAG GTGAACCTCCTCATCCCCATCACTTACCTGGCATTTTGGGCATTTCTGCTGGTCTTCAGCCTATACTCCGAGCCGGTTGTCTGTGGAGTCGGACTCATTATCATTTTAACTGGAGTGcctgtgttttttcttggaGTCTACTGGAGAAATAAACCAAAGTGTGTAAATAGGCTAATAGGTAAGCACTGCTCGGTGTGCTCCTCAGGCCCACTGCTTGTGGCTTGCAGGGCTCAGCCCCCACCAATGATGAGATCTCAAGGAGCCCAACCACCACTGGCATGCACAGCCTTCAGACCCCCACAGAAAGCAGGCTAG